Proteins found in one Flavobacterium channae genomic segment:
- the gldF gene encoding gliding motility-associated ABC transporter permease subunit GldF yields the protein MKALLLREIKSFFGSPIGYLVIGIFLLLNGLFLWVFEGEFNILNSGFADMSPFFKLAPWILIFLIPAVTMRSFSDEKKQGTIELLFTKPLSNWDIVNGKFLGALVLIILAIVPTIIYVLTISHFGNPQGNIDMGSTLGSYFGLLFLIAAYTAIGIFASTLSDNQIVAFIIAVFCCFFFYFGFDGIASFLGNYSSMFAALGMDYHFKSMSRGVLDTRDIVYFVSVTFLFLSATVYQLKSLKW from the coding sequence ATGAAAGCATTATTATTACGAGAAATAAAATCCTTTTTTGGTTCGCCGATTGGATATTTAGTCATCGGGATTTTTCTTTTACTCAACGGATTATTTCTTTGGGTTTTTGAAGGCGAATTCAACATATTAAACTCAGGTTTTGCCGATATGAGTCCGTTTTTCAAATTGGCGCCATGGATTTTAATTTTCTTAATCCCTGCAGTAACCATGCGCAGTTTTTCGGATGAGAAAAAACAAGGAACGATTGAATTGTTGTTTACCAAACCGCTTTCGAATTGGGACATCGTAAACGGAAAATTTTTAGGTGCTTTGGTGTTAATCATTTTAGCGATTGTTCCAACGATTATTTATGTTTTGACGATTTCGCATTTTGGAAATCCGCAAGGCAATATTGACATGGGAAGTACACTTGGTTCGTATTTCGGATTGTTGTTCTTAATTGCGGCTTATACTGCGATTGGAATTTTTGCTTCTACTTTATCAGACAATCAAATTGTAGCGTTTATTATTGCTGTTTTTTGTTGTTTCTTTTTCTATTTCGGGTTTGATGGCATTGCTTCATTCCTTGGAAATTATAGTTCGATGTTTGCTGCTTTAGGAATGGATTATCACTTTAAAAGTATGAGTCGCGGTGTGTTAGATACGCGTGATATTGTGTATTTTGTGAGTGTGACGTTTTTATTTTTATCAGCAACGGTTTATCAACTTAAATCTTTGAAATGGTAA
- a CDS encoding putative quinol monooxygenase yields the protein MFIRIVKMRFQEDKIEAFLNNFEEVKQHIRNFEGNRFLELYQDKNDKRIFFTYSYWENEEALEKYRKSALFDGVWSYTKTLFSDKPEAWSVDRLVTLE from the coding sequence ATGTTCATAAGAATTGTAAAAATGCGTTTTCAAGAAGATAAAATCGAAGCTTTTTTAAATAATTTTGAAGAAGTGAAACAGCACATACGAAACTTCGAAGGAAATCGTTTTTTAGAATTGTATCAAGACAAAAACGACAAGCGTATTTTCTTTACGTATAGTTATTGGGAAAACGAAGAAGCCTTAGAAAAATATAGAAAATCGGCTTTGTTTGATGGTGTTTGGAGTTATACTAAAACCTTATTCAGCGACAAACCAGAAGCTTGGAGTGTGGACAGATTGGTAACATTAGAATAA